The stretch of DNA TGCCGAGTTTGAGCGGCAACTGCTCAGCGGGGAGCTGGAGGTGGAGCTCATTCCTCAGGGTACCCTGGCTACCCGTTGCATGATGGCTGGCTATGGCATTCCGGCTTTTTATACTCCAGCGGGTGTGGGCACAGAGGTAGCCGAAGGTAAAGAGATCCGCGTTTTCAATGGCAAGGAGTATCTGATGGAGCTGGCTTTTGAAGCCGATTTTGCCCTTGTAAAGGCTTGGAAGGGCGATTACCACGGAAATCTGATTTTCCGGGGCACAGCAAGAAACTTTAACCCCCTTATGGCTATGGCCGGAAAAATTACCATTGCCGAAGTAGAACAACTGGTGGAACCCGGCAAGCTGGACCCCAACGAAATCCATCTGCCGGGAATTTACGTGCATCGCATATTCCGGGGTGCACAATATGAGAAACGTATTGAACAACGCACCACCCGTAAAAGATAATCTATGGCTCTTACCAAAGAACAAATAGCGCAGAGAATAGCTAAAGAACTGAAAGATGGCTATTATGTCAACCTGGGCATAGGTATTCCTACACTGGTAGCCAATTACATTCCCGAAGGAATAGAAGTCATCCTGCAGTCTGAAAACGGTCTCCTTGGCATGGGCCCGTTCCCCTTCGAGGATGAAGTGGACCCGGATATCATAAATGCCGGTAAACAAACTGTAACCGCCTTGCCCGGAGCATCCTTTTTTGATTCAGCAATGAGCTTTGGCATGATCCGAGCTCAGAAAATTGACCTCACGGTGCTGGGAGCAATGGAAGTAGCCGATAACGGAGATATTGCCAACTGGAAAATACCCGGTAAGATGGTTAAAGGCATGGGTGGGGCAATGGATTTGGTTGCCTCGGCGCGTAACATCATCGTGGCGATGATGCACACCAACAACAAGGGTCAATCCAAGTTGCTTAGAAAATGTACCCTTCCCCTTACCGGCAAAAGGTGTATCCGAAAGGTCGTTACGGATCTTGCAGTGCTGGATATCACCCCGCAAGGCTTTAAGCTGCTGGAACGGGCTCCTGGTGTAAGTATTGAAGAAATCAAAGCCAAAACCGAAGGCAGGCTGGTCATAGAAGGAGATATACCCGAAATGGTTCTTTAGATAGTGAGCTTCTGACTTTCCTTATCTCCCGCTACCGGTACTTTTTTTTTAATTTCTTTTTTAGAATAAATCTAAATAAGGTAATTTTGAAAAATACCGAAATGTAGGTAGTATGTCTGCTCAAGAAAATATCATAGACCGTGTAACCCGCGGGGAATACAAATACGGTTTCTACAGCAATATTGAAACCGAAACCCTTCCCAAGGGACTTAATGAAGATGTCATACGCTGGATATCACAGAAAAAAAACGAGCCGCAATGGCTTACGGACTGGCGTTTGAAAGCCTATCATGCCTGGCTGGAGATGGAGGAGCCTACGTGGGCCAACATCAGATATCCGAAAATTGATTATCAGGACATTGTCTATTATGCAGCTCCCAAAAAAAAGCCTACACTCAAAAGCATGGATGAGGTGGATCCTGAACTCCGAGCCACCTTTGAAAAACTAGGCATATCCCTGGAAGAACAAAAGCGCCTTGCCGGAGTTGCCGTAGATGCTGTGCTGGACAGCGTTTCCGTGAAAACCACTTATAAGGAAGAGCTGGCTAAAAAAGGCATCATCTTTTGTGCATTCAGCGAAGCCGTACAAAATCATCCGGAGCTAGTCAGGAAATATCTGGGCTCCGTGGTGCCTATACGCGACAACTATTTTGCCGCCCTGAATTCAGCCGTATTCAGTGATGGGTCATTCTGCTACATACCCAAAGGAGTGCGCTGCCCCATGGAGCTATCTACCTACTTCAGAATCAATACAGCCAACACCGGCCAGTTTGAACGTACGCTGATTATTGCAGAAGAAGGCAGCTATGTAAGTTATCTGGAAGGCTGTACGGCTCCCATGCGTGATGAAAACCAGCTGCATGCTGCAGTAGTTGAACTTATCGCCCTGGACCATGCGGAGATAAAGTACTCCACCGTACAAAACTGGTATCCGGGCGACAAGGAGGGGAAAGGCGGCATTTACAACTTTGTGACCAAAAGAGGTATCTGCAAAGGCAATCATTCCAAAATTTCATGGACGCAGGTAGAAACCGGCTCGGCTATCACCTGGAAATACCCCAGTGTCATCCTCAAGGGAGACTATACCATCGGTGAGTTTTATTCCGTAGCCGTCACCAACAATTTTCAGCAGGCTGATACCGGCACCAAGATGATTCATCTGGGAAAACACTCCAGAAGCCGCATCGTGTCAAAAGGTATTTCCTCCGGAAGAAGCAATAACAGCTATCGGGGCCTGGTAAAAATCAGCCGGAATGCCGATAAAGCGTACAACTTTTCTCAATGTGATTCACTCCTCATTGGCGATAAATGCGGAGCGCATACTTTCCCCTATCTGGAAATACAGAATCCTTCGGCTGTAGTTGAGCATGAGGCTACCACTTCCAAAATAGGGGAAGATATCCTGTTCTATTGCAACCAGCGCGGTCTTTCCACCGAAGAAGCTGTAAACCTCATCGTCAATGGATACTGCCGGGAAGTGTTTCAGCATCTGCCCATGGAGTTTGCCGTGGAAGCTCAGAAGCTATTGGCAGTTAGTCTGGAGGGTTCTGTGGGTTAATATAAAAAAACAGCAATATGCTTGAGATAAAAAATCTTGAAGTAGAAGTTGAGGGGAAAAAAATCATCCGAAACTTCAATCTTACTGCCCGCCCGGGCGAGATTCACGCTATCATGGGTCCCAATGGTTCAGGAAAAAGTACTCTCGCTGCCGCCCTCACGGGCAGGGAAGGTTACGAAGTTACCGCGGGCGAAGTACTCTTTAACGGTAAAAATCTCCTGGAGCTTTCTCCCGAGGAACGTGCCCGGGAAGGTGTTTTTCTTGCCTTTCAGTATCCGGTGGAAATACCGGGCGTAAGCATGGCCAACTTTATGAAAGCAGCAGTAAATGAATTACGTAAACATCGCGGATTACCTCCCCTTAATGCTGTGGACTTTCTGAAAAGGATGAAGGAAAAAATGAAAGTTGTGGAAATGGATGAAAAACTGCTTTCCCGCTCGGTGAATGAAGGCTTTTCTGGCGGAGAAAAAAAGCGCAATGAGATTTTCCAGATGGCAATGCTGGAACCCACACTCGCTATTCTGGATGAAACAGACTCCGGTTTGGATATTGATGCCCTGCGTATTGTCGCCAACGGAGTCAACAAACTGCATAACGATAAGAACATCTTCATAGTCATTACCCACTACCAACGGCTGCTGAATTATATCATTCCGGATTTTGTGCATGTGCTGTTTAAAGGTCGCATAGTGAAAAGTGGCTCAAAAGAACTGGCGCTTCAACTGGAGGAAAAGGGCTATGATTGGATTCGTAAAGAACTGGAAACTGCCGTATGAACTCCGTACAGATATATGAAAGCTTGTTTAGCGCATTCACGCAGGCTCACAATGGTGCTGTGAAGGCTACCCTGCCTTTGCGTGAATCAGCCCTGCAATCTTTTGCTGCTGTTGGATTTCCGGCCAATCGGCACGAAGCCTGGCGCTACTCTAATATATCCGCCCTGCTCAAAGAAGGCTTTACCCCGGTAACCGAAAAAAACACTCCGGAAGAAAAGCTGCACTTTGATAATATCTTCCGGATAAAGGCCAACTGCCTGGTATTTATTGATGGTTATTTCAGTAAAGAGTACTCTTCCATCAAAGAAGATGCTGCCGGTGTTGAGATAACGTCCCTTGCCGAACATCTGAAAAATAACTCTCTGGCCGATATCGGACGTCTTGCTGAGCCCGATGACGGGTTTACTGCGCTCAATGCTTCCTTCTTTACCGATGGAGCTTACATTTTCCTGCCGGCAGGTAAAAAACTACAATACCCTGTGCTGTTGTATTTTGTTTCTACAGATAAGCAGTCAGGTAAAGTAAGCATGCCCAGAAATCTGATTGTGGCCGGTGCGGGCAGCCAGTGTTCCGTTATAGAATGCTATCAGAATCTTACGGCAGCTCCTGCAGCAAGCAATGCAGTTACCGAAGTTATTGTCGAAGAGAGTGCCAGCGTGGATTATTACAAAATGCATTCCCGGGCAGATAACTATACGCATATTGGCTCTACGGCTATCGCATTGGAAAAAAATAGCCGCCTCCGCTCCTGGGCAATAACGCTGGGAGGACGTTTTATCCGGAATAATCTGCGTGTGATGCTTACCGGTGTGCAGGCGGAAGCGCATCTGTATGGGCTCTATGTCTTGGCCGGCAAAGACTATGGCGACAATCACGTGGTGGTAGAACATAAAAATCCACATTGCTACAGCAACCAACTGTATAAGGGGGTGTTGGGTGGCGCTGCGCATGGCGTGTTCAGCGGAAAAATTTTGGTACATCCCGGAGCACAAAAAACCAATGCCTATCAATCCAATAAAAACATTCTGCTTTCGCAGGACGCTACCGTTAATTCCAAACCGCAGCTGGAGATATTTGCCGATGATGTGAAGTGCAGTCATGGCAGCACCACCGGTCAGCTGGATGAAGATGCAGTATTTTATATGCAAACACGCGGTATCAGTAAAGCACAGGCTCTGAACATTTTGCATCAGGCATTTGCGTGTGAAATCATAGACAAAACTGACTTACAGGAGCTGAAAGACTATCTGTATTATGCATTGCTGATTGCCCTGAATCGCTAAGGTATGAAGCTAGCCAAAGCCACTATATCACCACCCCTTGATCCCAACCGCATCCGGCAGGATTTCCCCATACTACATCAAACCGTAAATGGCCATCCCCTGGTGTATCTGGATAATGCCGCCACTACTCAAAAACCCACGGCAGTGATTGAGGCTATCGTACAGTACTACGAGCAGTATAATAGTAATGTCCATCGCGGGGCCCATCATCTGAGCGCTAAAGCTACCGAAGCTTATGAGCAGGCCAGAACAACCGTGGCCGGTTTTATTCATGCCCGTAGTGAAGCCGAAATCAACTTTACCCGGGGCACCACCGAATCTATTAACCTGGTTGCACAGACTTACGGGAGGCGTTTTATTTCAAAAGGAGATCATATCCTGATTTCAGCCATGGAACACCATTCCAACATCGTTCCCTGGCAGATGCTGTGTGAGGAAAAGCAGGCCCAACTACAGGTGATTCCGGTAGATGATACCGGTGCTTTGATAATGGAGGAATTTGAAAAACAGCTGTCCGAAAAAACAAAGTTTGTTGCGGTTACCTATGTTTCCAATGCATTAGGCACAGTGAATCCGGTGAAAGAAATTATTAAGCTGGCACATCAGGCCGGAGCTGTTGTCCTGCTGGATGCTGCCCAGGCAGTACAGCATTTTGCCCTGGATGTGCAGGAGCTGGATTGCGATTTCCTTTGCTTCTCCGGTCATAAGTTATACGGTCCTACTGGTATTGGAGTCCTATACGGTAAAGAAAAACTGCTTGAGCAAATGCCACCCTGGCAGGGTGGGGGAGAAATGATTAAGGAAGTAACCTTTCAAAAGACCACCTATAATGACATTCCCTACAAGTTTGAAGCCGGCACCCCGCATATAGAAGGGGCCATTGGCCTGGCTGCTGCTATTAACTATCTGACTTCTATAGGCCTGGATACTATTTACAACTATGAACACGAGTTGCTCCATTTTGCCACAGCACTGCTGAATGACATTGATGGCTTGCGCATCATAGGCACAGCCCCGCAGAAGGCCCCTGTAATTTCCTTTTTGTTAGAAAATGTGCATCCTTTTGATGCCGGTACATTGCTGAATACTCTGGGCATTGCCATCCGAACCGGACACCATTGCTGTCAGCCGCTTATGCAAAGAATGCAGATTGATGGAACCTGCAGGGCTTCTCTTGCATTTTATAATACAAAAGAGGAAATGCAAAAGCTTGCCGAGGGAATAAAAAAAGTAAAAAACATGTTCTAAAGCATGGCTGTTGTGGAAAAAGCAACGATTGACCGCATTCAGGATGAAATTATTGAGGAGTTTTCCATGCTGGACGATCCGATGGACAGGTATGAGTATATTATTGAAATCGGCAAGCAGCTGCCTCCGCTGGATGAAAAGTATAAAACCGATGCGAATCTGGTCAAAGGCTGCCTTTCCAAGGTATGGCTGCACAGCTATCAGCAAGACGGGCGAGTGGTCTATGAGGCCGACAGCAATACCGCCATTACAAAGGGCATTATTGCTTTGTTGATTCGGGTATTATCTAACCAAAAACCCGATGATATTGTCCATGCGGACCTTTATTTTATACCTAAGATAGGGTTGCAGGCACATTTGACTTCGCAACGTGCAAACGGGTTGGCCGCCATGATAAAGCAGATGAAACTGGATGCAATAGCTATGTCACGTCAAAGTAATTGATCCGTATGCCCAACAACAGCGAACAAAAGGAACACACCTTCGTGGAGGTAAAAAATAAGGTTATAGAGGTGCTGAAAACCTGCTATGACCCTGAGATTCCCGTGGATATCTATGAGCTGGGGCTGGTTTATGAAGTGCAGGTGGACCCTTCCAACAATGTGAAGGTGTTGATGACTTTGACTTCGCCCAGTTGCCCGGTTGCCGAGACCCTTCCGGATGAGGTGGAACAGAAAATCAAGGCTATTGAAGGGGTGAAGGACGTGAAAGTGGAATTGACATGGGATCCCCCCTGGGATCAAACCATGATGTCAGAGGCTGCAAAACTGGAGCTAGGCTTCTTATGAACAGACAAAACAGAAAGTTTTTTTCATTTTTATAAACATTAAAAACCAACACATATATGTATCCACCTGAATTAGTAGCACCGATGAAGGAGGAGTTGACAGAAGTAGGATTTAAAGAACTGTTAACTCCGGAACAGGTAGATGAAGTATTAAAAAACACCGAGGGCACTACGTTGGTCGTGGTGAACTCTATTTGCGGATGCGCAGCCCGCAATGCCAGGCCTGCTGTGAAAATGGCTCTGGCCCAAAGTACCAAAAAGCCCCAGCGGCTCACTACGGTTTTTGCAGGCGTAGATCGCGAGTCTACTGAGCGGGCCAGAGAATATATGCGGCCTTATCCGCCTTCATCACCTTCTATAGCGTTGTTTAAAGACGGCAAGCTGGTGCACTTTTTAGAGCGCCATAACATTGAAGGCAGGCCGGCCGAAGTAATTGCCGAAAATCTCAAAGCGGCCTTCAACGAATTCTGCTGAAAAGCCCGTTTTATTCGCTTACCGGCTTCTCAGAATCCTGGGCCGGTGTGACACCTGCAGGTGTCATAAGCTGGAAAAACTGATCCAGCTTGGGCAGAATAATGATTTCGGTTCTGCGGTTGAGGCTGCGTCCATCGGCAGTAGCATTATCTGCCTTAGGTAGATATTCGCCACGGCCACCGGCAGTCATGCGGGAGGGGTCAACGTTATACTTCGTTTGAAGCAACCGTACTACAGCTGTAGAGCGCATGACGCTAAGGTCCCAGTTGTCATTGAGACATTCGGTCTTAATGGGCACATTATCGGTGTGTCCTTCCACCAGAATTTCCAGCTCCCGATGGTCATTAATCACTTTGGCAATTTTTTCCAGAACCTTTTCCGCAGGAGGATTGATTTTGGTACTTCCGGATTTAAACAGCATTTTATCGGAGAGAGAGATGTAAACTACTCCCTTCTTTACCTCTATCTGAACGTCCTGATCATTTACGTCTGAGAGAGAGCGCTTCAGGTTTGTCACCAGAGCCAGGTTGAGGGAGTCTTTAATATTGATGCTACGATTCAGTTCCTTAATGTATTTGCTTTGTTCATTAATGGCCTCCAGAGATTTTTTGATACTCTCGGCTCCGGATTGGCTGATTACGGAAAGGTCGGCCAGCCGGTCCAGCAGGTTGGTATTGGTTTTTTTCAGATAGTCTATCTGGTCTTCCAGATCTTTGATTTTGCCAGCCTGCTCTGAAATAGTAGCCTGGGCCTTGACCAGTTCTTTTTCACAATTTTCTGCTTTTACCTTTAGCTCGTCACGAACAAGCTGAATTTCGGTAAACTTCTTTTTTGCAACGCAGGAGGACAACAAAACAGTGCAGCTTAAAACATAAATCCATCTTTTCATCGTTGAAAAATTTCTCCAAACTTAGCATTGCTTTTATATTTCTTAAAAAAAGTAGGGCATATTTAATCAGTGCGGGTGGATATTCATTCTGTCAAATTTTCCTTTGGTGGGTCATAATCCTCTATATTTGTCGTTCTGGTACTTTACCGGCCATATAGAATAGTAAATGATGCAACATATGATGGATTTCACTACGGGCAAAGTGGATTTTGCAACGATGCTGGAAAATTACTCCAATGCGCCTAACCTGCTGCTGTATGCTTCTCCGTTTATGCTGCTGTTCGTATTTCTGGAATATCGCTATAGTAAAAGAAAAAACCTGGGGCTGTATTCACCTAAAGACCTGAAAGCCTCTGTGCTGATTGGAATAGGATATCTGGCTTGTACGGCTGCAATCGGTTTTTTTACCATCTACACGGTGTGGTGGGTGTATTACCATTTGACTCCGCCTGTTCTGCTGATGCCGGTTACATGGTGGTCATTTCTGTTGTGTATGGTAGTGTATGATTTTGCGCGTTACTGGGCTCACCGCGTGGCACATGAACAGCGTTTCTGGTGGGCTTCACACATTACGCATCATTCATCTGAAAAATATAACCTCACGGTATCCTTTCGCCTCTGCTGGGTAGATCAGGTTAAGCTGATTTTCTTCCTGCCGGTGGTCATGCTGGGCTTTGACCCGATTATGTTTTTTATCGTGCATCAGATAGGCATTCTATATCAGTTTTGGCAACACACCGAGCTGATAAGGCCTATGCCTGCGTGGGTGGAGTATATTTTTGTGACTCCGTGGAATCATCATGTGCATCATGCCAAAAATGAAGTATACATAGATAAAAATTATGGCTCCATGTTTATTATTTGGGATCGTATGTTCGGTACTTTTCAGGAGCCATGCGAAAAGCCGGTTTACGGAGTGAAACAGCCGATAAGATCTTACAATCCGGTGTATCTGGTATTTCATGAGTATGTGGATCTGGTGCGTGACCTGTGGACGGCAAAAAGCTGGAAAGATCGGTACAAGGCCCTGTTGGGCAGACCCGGAGCTTATCAGGGAGCAGAAAAATTCTGAAGCGTTTCTGTTGCAGACGGTTGTGCCGTGACTTGTCCTGAAGAAAAACCGCAACCCCACCTGCCCGGAGTTTTTTCAAGGGGATATTCTCCAGGCACAGTGGGTAGTCGCTCTATGGAGAAAGCTTCTATGCTGATAAATCCGAATTCACAGGTGACCGTGCCTGTAATGAGATAACAACCCGGTCCCTGAAAAGGAAATCTTTTTACCACATCCGGAAAATGTACTGTGTCCAGCCATTGCCCTTCCCGGTCAAGGAAAGTACCGAACTGCATCTTTTCGCCTTTGCACGTTAGCGTGGTTTTAATATGAATCAGATAGCCGACAATGGATACCCTTTCTCCAATATGGTTGGCGAGGTCGGCAGCCTTGAGTAAGGAGGGAAGAGGCCCCTGTAGCAGCTGAAACGGAGAGGCGCTCACCGCGAAACCCAGCAGCTCAATCTCATCAAACACATCTTCGTAATTGTAATGAGTAAGTGCAGGTAATCTGAATTCTTTGACTTCCGTGTCAAAGAGTTTTTTCTGACGAGGCTTCGGGGTGGTGTGTGCAAGCAGAAAGTGCGCTTCCCAGAGGAGCTCTTTTTTCTGAATGCCGGTAAACCGAAATGCGCCCGCGCGAATAAGCAGCCGGAGTTGCTGCAGAGATATTTCAACTCTGTGTACAAAATCATACAGGCTGAGAAATGCTCCGTGGGCTTTACGCGCTGAGACTATGCTGTTTATTATGGATGTTTCCAGCATCCGTATGCGCTGCAATCCGAGCCATATGGTACTGCCGCAGATGGTGGTCAGTGGCTCGCTGTGATTGACGCATGGCAGTTCAACTTGGGCTCCGTGCAGGCGGGCTTCATGCAGGTAGAGTTCGGGTTGGTAAAAACCCCCTCCGTTGTTCAGGGTAGCCACCATGTATTCCAGCGGATAGTGTGCCTTCAGATAAAGCGCCTGGTAGCTTTCCACCGCGTAGCTGGCCGAATGGCCCTTTGCAAAGGCATAGCTGGCAAAGGTTTCTATCTGCTGCCATATCTCTGACACGGTGTTTGCATCATACCCCTTTGCCAGACAATTGCGGAAAAAAGAGGCTTTTACCTTGCTGAACTCATTCCGTTCTTTAAACTTCCAGGACATTCCCCTGCGCAGCAGGTCGGCTTCCGCCAGAGACAGGCCTGCAAACAGATGAGCCACCTTAATGACATCCTCCTGATATACCATCACTCCGAAAGTTTCTTCCAGCAGCTCATATAATGCAGGGAGCCTGGCCTGTGCCTCTTCTCTTTTTTTAGGGTCCCTGAAGCGCAAAATATATTCGCGCATCATGCCGGATTTTGCCACGCCTGGCCTGATGACTGAGCTGGCAGCCACCAATCCCGGATAATCATCCACCCGCAGTTTGGCAAGCAGCATGCGCATAGCCGGAGATTCCACGTAAAAGCAACCAATGGTTTTGCCGCTCCTGAGCAGTGTTTTTATCTGCTCATCCTGTTTGAAACGTTTCAGGTCATGAATGTCAATATCCACACCTCTGTTATTCCGGATAAGTGTTAGGGCGTCTTTGATTTTTCCCAGTCCGCGCTGGCTCAGGATGTCAAACTTGTACAGGCCGATATCTTCAGCCTCAAGCATGCTGAACTGGGTTGTCGGGAAATTTTTAGGAGGCAGAAAGGTGGCCGTGTAGGTTGAAACAGGTTCTTCGGAAATTAAAACTCCGCTGGCGTGCACACTCAAATAGGCGGGCAGCTTATGGATGCGTTGGGCGTATTGCAGGATAGTGCGCCCAAGGTAGTCTGTACAACTGCCGGTATGAGTGGCTGCATGTTGTAAGTGTGTGATTTCATCATCCGGAAGACCGAATGCAAGGGCAGTTTCGCGAATGGCTGAATCGGCCTGGAAAGTATTATATGCGCCCACCAAGGCAACGTGTCGGGGAGAGTACGTGCGGAAAAGGTAACCGACCACATCATCGCGATCAGTCCAGGAAAAGTCAATGTCAAAGTCGGGCGGCTGTCTGCGGGCAGGGTTCAGAAAGCGCTCAAAATATAAATCCAGTTCAATGGGGTCCACGTCAGTGATGCGCAGCAGGTAGGCCACCAGGCTGTTCGCCCCGCTGCCTCTGCCTACATAATAATAGCCTTTGTGTCGGGCATATTGCACCAGATCCCAGTTAATCAGAAAGTAAGAGCAATAGTCAAGATGATAAATGACCTGCAGCTCTTTTTCCATGCGGGTAAGAATGGTGTTGTCAGGCTGCTCGTAACGATAGGAGAGCCCCTCTTCGGCCAGGGTGCGCAAATAATTGCGGTCAGCTTGGGGGCTATGCAGAAAACAACGTTTGTTTTTGCTGGTGCCAAACTCAAACTGTACGGTGCATTCCGACAGCAGACGTTCTGTGTTGCGAAGGATTTGGGGGTAGTCCTTGCAGAGAGCATGTAATTCTTTTTGTGGAATTAAAAACTCATCAGGAGAGGCTAATTCCTCTGCCGGCAGTTTGCTTAAAAGCATATTGTTATTTATGGCTCGCAAAAGCCGGTGTGTGGAAAAATCATCCCCGGATAAAAAAGTAACCGGCTGCAGAAGAACTAGTTTGTTCTGGTGATGTAT from Chitinophagales bacterium encodes:
- the sufD gene encoding Fe-S cluster assembly protein SufD, whose protein sequence is MNSVQIYESLFSAFTQAHNGAVKATLPLRESALQSFAAVGFPANRHEAWRYSNISALLKEGFTPVTEKNTPEEKLHFDNIFRIKANCLVFIDGYFSKEYSSIKEDAAGVEITSLAEHLKNNSLADIGRLAEPDDGFTALNASFFTDGAYIFLPAGKKLQYPVLLYFVSTDKQSGKVSMPRNLIVAGAGSQCSVIECYQNLTAAPAASNAVTEVIVEESASVDYYKMHSRADNYTHIGSTAIALEKNSRLRSWAITLGGRFIRNNLRVMLTGVQAEAHLYGLYVLAGKDYGDNHVVVEHKNPHCYSNQLYKGVLGGAAHGVFSGKILVHPGAQKTNAYQSNKNILLSQDATVNSKPQLEIFADDVKCSHGSTTGQLDEDAVFYMQTRGISKAQALNILHQAFACEIIDKTDLQELKDYLYYALLIALNR
- a CDS encoding flagellar motor protein MotB, which translates into the protein MKRWIYVLSCTVLLSSCVAKKKFTEIQLVRDELKVKAENCEKELVKAQATISEQAGKIKDLEDQIDYLKKTNTNLLDRLADLSVISQSGAESIKKSLEAINEQSKYIKELNRSINIKDSLNLALVTNLKRSLSDVNDQDVQIEVKKGVVYISLSDKMLFKSGSTKINPPAEKVLEKIAKVINDHRELEILVEGHTDNVPIKTECLNDNWDLSVMRSTAVVRLLQTKYNVDPSRMTAGGRGEYLPKADNATADGRSLNRRTEIIILPKLDQFFQLMTPAGVTPAQDSEKPVSE
- the atoA gene encoding succinyl-CoA--3-ketoacid-CoA transferase, which translates into the protein MALTKEQIAQRIAKELKDGYYVNLGIGIPTLVANYIPEGIEVILQSENGLLGMGPFPFEDEVDPDIINAGKQTVTALPGASFFDSAMSFGMIRAQKIDLTVLGAMEVADNGDIANWKIPGKMVKGMGGAMDLVASARNIIVAMMHTNNKGQSKLLRKCTLPLTGKRCIRKVVTDLAVLDITPQGFKLLERAPGVSIEEIKAKTEGRLVIEGDIPEMVL
- a CDS encoding SUF system Fe-S cluster assembly protein, with the translated sequence MPNNSEQKEHTFVEVKNKVIEVLKTCYDPEIPVDIYELGLVYEVQVDPSNNVKVLMTLTSPSCPVAETLPDEVEQKIKAIEGVKDVKVELTWDPPWDQTMMSEAAKLELGFL
- a CDS encoding Fe-S cluster assembly protein SufB, with protein sequence MSAQENIIDRVTRGEYKYGFYSNIETETLPKGLNEDVIRWISQKKNEPQWLTDWRLKAYHAWLEMEEPTWANIRYPKIDYQDIVYYAAPKKKPTLKSMDEVDPELRATFEKLGISLEEQKRLAGVAVDAVLDSVSVKTTYKEELAKKGIIFCAFSEAVQNHPELVRKYLGSVVPIRDNYFAALNSAVFSDGSFCYIPKGVRCPMELSTYFRINTANTGQFERTLIIAEEGSYVSYLEGCTAPMRDENQLHAAVVELIALDHAEIKYSTVQNWYPGDKEGKGGIYNFVTKRGICKGNHSKISWTQVETGSAITWKYPSVILKGDYTIGEFYSVAVTNNFQQADTGTKMIHLGKHSRSRIVSKGISSGRSNNSYRGLVKISRNADKAYNFSQCDSLLIGDKCGAHTFPYLEIQNPSAVVEHEATTSKIGEDILFYCNQRGLSTEEAVNLIVNGYCREVFQHLPMEFAVEAQKLLAVSLEGSVG
- the sufE gene encoding Fe-S metabolism protein SufE, with amino-acid sequence MAVVEKATIDRIQDEIIEEFSMLDDPMDRYEYIIEIGKQLPPLDEKYKTDANLVKGCLSKVWLHSYQQDGRVVYEADSNTAITKGIIALLIRVLSNQKPDDIVHADLYFIPKIGLQAHLTSQRANGLAAMIKQMKLDAIAMSRQSN
- a CDS encoding Fe-S cluster assembly ATPase SufC gives rise to the protein MLEIKNLEVEVEGKKIIRNFNLTARPGEIHAIMGPNGSGKSTLAAALTGREGYEVTAGEVLFNGKNLLELSPEERAREGVFLAFQYPVEIPGVSMANFMKAAVNELRKHRGLPPLNAVDFLKRMKEKMKVVEMDEKLLSRSVNEGFSGGEKKRNEIFQMAMLEPTLAILDETDSGLDIDALRIVANGVNKLHNDKNIFIVITHYQRLLNYIIPDFVHVLFKGRIVKSGSKELALQLEEKGYDWIRKELETAV
- a CDS encoding cysteine desulfurase gives rise to the protein MKLAKATISPPLDPNRIRQDFPILHQTVNGHPLVYLDNAATTQKPTAVIEAIVQYYEQYNSNVHRGAHHLSAKATEAYEQARTTVAGFIHARSEAEINFTRGTTESINLVAQTYGRRFISKGDHILISAMEHHSNIVPWQMLCEEKQAQLQVIPVDDTGALIMEEFEKQLSEKTKFVAVTYVSNALGTVNPVKEIIKLAHQAGAVVLLDAAQAVQHFALDVQELDCDFLCFSGHKLYGPTGIGVLYGKEKLLEQMPPWQGGGEMIKEVTFQKTTYNDIPYKFEAGTPHIEGAIGLAAAINYLTSIGLDTIYNYEHELLHFATALLNDIDGLRIIGTAPQKAPVISFLLENVHPFDAGTLLNTLGIAIRTGHHCCQPLMQRMQIDGTCRASLAFYNTKEEMQKLAEGIKKVKNMF
- the yqiW gene encoding hypothetical protein; the encoded protein is MYPPELVAPMKEELTEVGFKELLTPEQVDEVLKNTEGTTLVVVNSICGCAARNARPAVKMALAQSTKKPQRLTTVFAGVDRESTERAREYMRPYPPSSPSIALFKDGKLVHFLERHNIEGRPAEVIAENLKAAFNEFC
- the atoD gene encoding succinyl-CoA--3-ketoacid-CoA transferase, whose translation is MNKVVPNADVAIQGIEDGMTLMLGGFGLCGIPENCIAALVRKGVKNLTCISNNAGVDDFGIGLMLKNRQVKKMIASYVGENAEFERQLLSGELEVELIPQGTLATRCMMAGYGIPAFYTPAGVGTEVAEGKEIRVFNGKEYLMELAFEADFALVKAWKGDYHGNLIFRGTARNFNPLMAMAGKITIAEVEQLVEPGKLDPNEIHLPGIYVHRIFRGAQYEKRIEQRTTRKR